In Gemmatimonadetes bacterium T265, one DNA window encodes the following:
- a CDS encoding transporter, producing MTAPRARSLTAGFTVLAACGVGVRPVAAGAQPTAARPNTLVLTLDDAFRRAEAASIPLGLSRAALRRATGVERQTASAERPQAGLALDYTRNLRTQFDGLSNATSSPAGGSVCAPPIAADAGHGARDSALARAVTCPPVDLTRYGFGSPHQYGATLTLSQPLFQGGRLAATTRSARATQRAAALDVVTTRAQLRLDVASAYDDAVVQDALVDVAEHQLAAAALGARELRAQHTAGTQLSAAVVQATAAVADARRALVSADGARQLALLTLRQLVGVDDDVPVALATRLDGVGAPAGPQGGLPQGGPADDGARTAVREAAYAVEAQRAALAAARAERWPSVGLVARVGQVAFPSDGALPTRADWRANVSVGLSIDYALSTGGRRRGDVDVALAGAEDATLRLRQAREQAALDRRRALVGVATAEAASQAAAEDAAAADAAYRVTLVRRTEGAALEGVLASTAAAARQAEAGRLDAARTLHLARLRLTLLPDLPLGGGAQPPAAPAPGAGASPPPPTENAPGAPAAGPAVASAPGPPAG from the coding sequence GTGACCGCCCCCCGCGCGCGGTCCTTGACCGCCGGGTTCACGGTGCTCGCCGCGTGCGGCGTCGGCGTGCGGCCGGTGGCCGCCGGGGCACAGCCAACAGCCGCGCGCCCGAACACGCTGGTGCTCACGCTCGACGACGCGTTCCGGCGCGCCGAGGCGGCGAGCATCCCGCTCGGGCTCTCGCGTGCCGCGCTGCGCCGCGCGACCGGCGTCGAGCGGCAGACCGCGAGTGCCGAGCGGCCGCAGGCGGGGCTCGCACTCGACTACACGCGCAACCTGCGGACGCAGTTCGACGGGCTGTCCAACGCGACGTCGTCGCCGGCCGGCGGATCCGTGTGCGCGCCACCGATCGCGGCGGACGCCGGGCACGGCGCGCGCGACTCGGCGCTCGCCCGGGCGGTGACCTGCCCGCCGGTAGACCTCACGCGCTACGGCTTCGGCTCGCCGCACCAGTACGGCGCGACGCTCACGCTCTCGCAGCCGCTGTTCCAGGGCGGCCGGCTCGCGGCCACGACCCGGTCGGCGCGCGCCACGCAACGCGCGGCGGCGCTCGACGTCGTGACCACCCGCGCGCAGCTGCGGCTCGACGTGGCGAGCGCGTACGACGACGCCGTGGTGCAGGACGCGCTGGTCGACGTGGCCGAGCACCAGCTCGCGGCGGCGGCGCTCGGGGCGCGAGAGCTGCGCGCGCAGCACACGGCCGGCACGCAGCTCTCGGCGGCGGTCGTGCAGGCGACCGCCGCGGTCGCGGACGCGCGCCGCGCGCTGGTCTCGGCCGACGGGGCCCGTCAGCTCGCCCTGCTCACGCTCCGGCAACTCGTGGGCGTGGACGACGACGTGCCGGTCGCGCTGGCGACGCGCCTCGACGGCGTGGGCGCGCCCGCCGGTCCGCAAGGTGGGCTGCCACAGGGCGGGCCGGCGGACGACGGCGCGCGCACCGCGGTGCGCGAGGCGGCGTACGCGGTCGAGGCGCAGCGCGCGGCGCTCGCCGCGGCGCGCGCGGAGCGGTGGCCGAGCGTGGGGCTGGTCGCGCGGGTCGGCCAGGTCGCCTTCCCGTCGGACGGGGCGTTGCCGACCCGCGCCGACTGGCGCGCGAACGTGTCGGTCGGGCTCTCGATCGACTACGCGCTCTCGACCGGCGGGCGTCGCCGGGGCGACGTCGACGTCGCGCTGGCGGGCGCCGAAGACGCCACGCTCCGCCTGCGGCAGGCGCGCGAGCAGGCCGCGCTCGACCGGCGGCGAGCGCTCGTCGGCGTGGCGACCGCCGAAGCCGCGTCGCAGGCCGCCGCGGAGGACGCGGCGGCGGCGGACGCGGCCTACCGGGTGACGCTCGTCCGGCGCACCGAGGGCGCCGCGCTGGAGGGCGTCCTCGCCTCGACGGCGGCCGCGGCGCGGCAGGCGGAGGCGGGCCGGCTCGACGCCGCGCGCACGCTGCACCTGGCACGGCTCCGCCTAACGCTGCTGCCGGACCTGCCGCTCGGCGGGGGCGCGCAGCCGCCCGCCGCGCCCGCCCCGGGCGCCGGCGCGTCCCCCCCGCCCCCGACGGAAAACGCTCCGGGTGCGCCGGCCGCCGGACCCGCCGTGGCGAGCGCGCCCGGCCCGCCCGCCGGGTGA
- a CDS encoding ABC transporter ATP-binding protein, whose amino-acid sequence MTRPWPNTPNVDAPPALAFEGVDKRYPVGDGEVVALAGLSFVLRRGEAVALLGPSGSGKSTLLLIAGLLEPPTAGRVLIDGAPVAGAGIPAVDSREFRRRHLGFVFQKPNLIPFLTALENVQLALEIDHVPPRDARRAALALLETFDVAHRASNLPKRLSGGEQQRVAIARAIANAPALLLADEPTAALDGVRGRQVMEIFAALAHGRGRAHDAAVLVVTHDHRALDAFDRVLEMEDGRLREHRPATLSGAGAANGAANGAANGAAVAGRHP is encoded by the coding sequence GTGACGCGCCCGTGGCCTAACACGCCTAACGTGGACGCTCCGCCCGCGCTCGCCTTCGAAGGGGTGGACAAGCGCTACCCCGTCGGTGACGGCGAGGTGGTCGCGCTCGCCGGCTTGTCGTTCGTGCTGCGCCGCGGCGAGGCCGTCGCGTTGCTCGGCCCGAGCGGCTCGGGCAAGTCGACGCTGCTGCTCATCGCCGGCCTGCTCGAACCGCCGACCGCGGGGCGCGTGCTCATCGACGGCGCGCCGGTGGCCGGCGCCGGGATCCCGGCGGTGGACAGCCGCGAGTTCCGGCGGCGGCACCTCGGCTTCGTCTTCCAGAAGCCGAACCTCATCCCCTTCCTCACGGCGCTCGAGAACGTGCAGCTCGCCCTGGAGATCGACCACGTGCCCCCGCGCGACGCGCGACGCGCCGCCCTCGCGCTTCTCGAGACGTTCGACGTGGCGCACCGGGCGTCCAACCTGCCGAAGCGGCTCTCCGGGGGCGAGCAGCAGCGGGTCGCGATCGCGCGGGCGATCGCCAACGCGCCGGCCCTCCTCCTCGCCGACGAGCCCACCGCGGCGCTCGACGGGGTGCGCGGCCGGCAGGTGATGGAGATCTTCGCGGCCCTCGCCCACGGGCGCGGCCGCGCACACGACGCCGCGGTGCTCGTCGTCACGCACGACCACCGCGCGCTCGACGCGTTCGACCGCGTGCTGGAGATGGAGGATGGACGGCTTCGGGAGCATCGGCCGGCCACGCTCTCCGGTGCCGGCGCCGCCAACGGCGCGGCGAACGGCGCGGCGAACGGCGCGGCCGTCGCCGGGAGGCACCCGTGA
- a CDS encoding ABC transporter permease produces MNLAIRDIRHSAFRFVFAALGVGLLVTASSIMLGLYRRIIADGLHVMQAVGADFWIVQASTRGPFAESSDVPATLADRALGVPGVARSRQFVLVSRQIEVPVAGAPADGGPGTTRQLRASMLGLDWPADTGAWLPLVGGRHIAAGHYEAVADASLGFALGDSVPLGRDWYHVVGLTEGLVDLNGDGVLVLRVADVLAVQQTRTSDEVLEARATQAGRAAGTGPARPGLNPLQPPPGGTSAGGPTVAAALVTLAPGADSGRVRAAIAGWGSAAVLSTAEEEDVLVNGRLARLRVQILLFTTILMVIAAVVIAILVYMQTVEKLHEIALLKLIGARNAVILGMIVQQALAMGVLALVGAVGLARLLIPHFPRPVLILPRDAATQAALLLLLALLASLAGIARALRVRAQEVLA; encoded by the coding sequence ATGAACCTCGCGATCCGCGACATCCGCCACAGCGCGTTCCGCTTCGTCTTCGCCGCGCTCGGGGTCGGGCTGCTCGTCACCGCGTCGAGCATCATGCTCGGACTCTACCGCCGCATCATTGCCGACGGGCTGCACGTGATGCAGGCCGTCGGGGCCGACTTCTGGATCGTGCAGGCGTCGACTCGCGGCCCGTTCGCCGAGTCGTCGGACGTGCCGGCGACGCTCGCCGACCGCGCGCTCGGCGTCCCCGGGGTCGCCCGGAGCCGCCAGTTCGTGCTCGTCAGCCGCCAGATCGAGGTCCCCGTCGCCGGCGCGCCGGCCGACGGCGGCCCGGGTACCACGCGGCAGCTCCGCGCGAGCATGCTCGGCCTCGACTGGCCGGCCGACACGGGCGCGTGGCTCCCGCTCGTCGGCGGACGCCACATCGCCGCGGGCCACTACGAGGCGGTCGCGGACGCGTCGTTAGGCTTCGCGCTCGGCGACTCCGTCCCGCTCGGGCGCGACTGGTACCACGTCGTCGGCCTCACGGAGGGGCTCGTCGACCTCAACGGCGACGGCGTCCTCGTGCTGCGCGTCGCGGACGTGCTCGCCGTGCAGCAGACGCGCACGAGCGACGAGGTGCTCGAGGCGCGCGCGACGCAGGCCGGCCGCGCCGCCGGGACGGGTCCGGCGCGCCCCGGCCTCAATCCGCTGCAGCCGCCGCCGGGAGGAACGAGCGCGGGCGGGCCGACCGTCGCCGCGGCGCTCGTGACGCTCGCGCCGGGGGCCGACTCAGGGCGCGTCCGCGCCGCCATCGCCGGGTGGGGCAGCGCCGCGGTGCTGAGTACCGCCGAAGAGGAGGACGTGCTGGTCAACGGCCGTCTCGCGCGGCTGCGCGTCCAGATCCTCCTCTTCACGACCATCCTCATGGTCATCGCGGCGGTCGTGATCGCGATCCTCGTCTACATGCAGACCGTCGAGAAGCTGCACGAGATCGCGCTGCTCAAGCTCATCGGCGCGCGCAACGCCGTGATCCTCGGCATGATCGTGCAGCAGGCGCTCGCCATGGGCGTGCTGGCGCTCGTCGGGGCGGTCGGGCTGGCCCGCCTCCTCATCCCGCACTTCCCGCGTCCGGTCCTCATCCTCCCCCGGGACGCGGCGACGCAGGCGGCGCTGCTGCTCCTCCTCGCCCTGCTCGCCAGCCTGGCCGGGATCGCGCGCGCCCTGCGCGTGCGCGCCCAGGAGGTCCTCGCGTGA
- the rpsG gene encoding 30S ribosomal protein S7 — protein sequence MSRRKKAIKRPVLADARYDSQTVSKFINCMMYEGKKSTAERIFYGAMDLVESRTSQPGVTVFKQALANLKPVVEVKSRRVGGATYQVPVEVRAERRNALAMRWLISYSRSRGEKSMPEKLAGEVIAASRGEGNAVKKKEDTHRMAEANKAFAHYRW from the coding sequence ATGAGCCGCCGCAAGAAGGCCATCAAGCGCCCCGTGCTCGCCGACGCGCGCTACGACAGCCAGACCGTCTCCAAGTTCATCAACTGCATGATGTACGAGGGGAAGAAGTCGACCGCCGAGCGCATCTTCTACGGGGCGATGGACCTCGTCGAGTCGCGCACGTCGCAGCCGGGCGTGACGGTGTTCAAGCAGGCGCTGGCCAACCTCAAGCCGGTCGTCGAGGTCAAGAGCCGCCGCGTCGGGGGCGCGACGTACCAGGTGCCGGTCGAGGTGCGCGCCGAGCGTCGGAACGCGCTCGCGATGCGCTGGTTGATCTCGTACTCGCGTTCGCGCGGCGAGAAGTCGATGCCCGAGAAGCTGGCCGGTGAGGTGATCGCGGCGTCGCGCGGGGAAGGGAACGCGGTGAAGAAGAAGGAAGACACGCACCGCATGGCGGAGGCGAACAAGGCGTTCGCGCACTACCGCTGGTAA
- the rpsL gene encoding 30S ribosomal protein S12: MPTINQLVRRSREAVVDKSKSPALKENPFKRGVCTRVYTTTPKKPNSALRKVAKVRLTNGFEVIAYIPGEGHNLQEHSIVLVRGGRVKDLPGVRYHIVRGTLDASGVNGRNRSRSKYGTKKPKPGQAAAAGKGNKGGKK; encoded by the coding sequence ATGCCGACAATCAATCAGCTCGTTCGACGCAGCCGCGAGGCGGTCGTCGATAAGTCCAAGTCGCCCGCGCTGAAGGAGAATCCCTTCAAGCGTGGCGTCTGCACGCGCGTCTACACGACGACGCCGAAGAAGCCCAACTCGGCCCTCCGCAAGGTCGCCAAGGTGCGCCTGACGAACGGGTTCGAGGTCATCGCCTACATCCCCGGCGAGGGGCACAACCTGCAGGAGCACTCGATCGTGCTCGTGCGCGGCGGCCGCGTGAAGGACCTGCCGGGCGTGCGCTACCACATCGTGCGCGGCACGCTCGACGCCTCGGGCGTGAACGGGCGCAATCGCAGCCGTTCCAAGTACGGCACGAAGAAGCCCAAGCCGGGCCAGGCCGCGGCCGCCGGGAAGGGCAACAAGGGAGGCAAGAAGTAA
- the rpoC gene encoding DNA-directed RNA polymerase subunit beta', whose protein sequence is MIDFRSTRETRASAFDYMSVRIASPEEIRGPKDPKERERLEMAGLRTWWSWGEVLKPETINYRSFKPEKDGLFCERIFGPVKDWECHCGKYKRIRYRGVICDRCGVEVTLSKVRRERMGHIELAVPVAHIWFFKTLPSPMGNLVDITLRDLEKVLYYSNYVVVEPGAQDVRSAQLLDEDEYLALRQKAREEGDSAFNADIGAPAVRELLRRLDVDKISEELRTNVVGENSQHRKKQMLKRLKIVDAFRNSGNSGDSRNKPEWMILDVIPVIPPDLRPLVPLDGGRFATSDLNDLYRRVINRNNRLMKLIMHRAPEVILRNEKRMLQEAVDALFDNGRRSKAIRGRGKRPLKSLSDMLKGKQGRFRQNLLGKRVDYSGRSVIVVGPELKLHQCGLPKAMALELFKPFIIHKLVDKGIAETVKRAKKIVERESPEVYEILEEIIRDHPVMLNRAPTLHRLGIQAFEPVLVEGKAIRIHPLVCAAFNADFDGDQMAVHVPLSFEAQTEARVLMLSSNNILKPSDGRPVAEPSQDIVLGCYFATKAPADFDAIAKDADRVTRLRVYGSVGEVESAMALGRITYATPLRFLVEDAAGVRYETTTAGRVLFNAIVPTAIGFQNRDMKKKALGELVFESYRRAGLAETVQFLDRLKAFGFANATKGGVSIGIEDLHIPGEKEVLLSEATERVERFQRAYATGNITNGERYNKVIDTWTHANTDIADAMVKSLRQDKGGFNPVFMMFDSGSRGSRDQIRQLAGMRGLMAKPQKKLTGGIGEIIESPIKSNFREGLSVLEYFISTHGARKGLADTALKTADAGYLTRRLVDVAQDMTIQEHDCGTEIGLEVEALKEGEDVIEALAERIVGNVAMEDVLDPHMSDDGGKPRVLIAKGTLIDEDMAREVEEAGIERVHIRTVLTCEAKRGLCAMCYGRNLATMQMVDPGEAVGIIAAQSIGEPGTQLTLRTFHIGGAAARIAEQTARKSKVAGTIEFGDRLVYVTNPQGDRIVTSYEGDMNIRTSADAAAGVGARLQVPLGAILKVEDGAKVARDEVIFTWDPYTNPIISDVAGTIRFVDLNDEETVAEELDELTGLRQRVVIEDREKKLHPHIEIWQDKGGKEQRVRDFIIPVGAVLTVEDGDRIEAGTIFAKVSREAYKTRDITGGLPRVAELFEARKPKDPATIAEIDGVVKFGDIKRGKREIRVIPVNEDGSPNETDAHQYEVAAGKHLRVHEGDRVRAGDRLSEGPVNPHDILRIRGPRAVQEYLLNEVQEVYRLQGVKINDKHIGVIVKQMLQKVRVLDPGQTEFLEAEHVDRATFRAGNAAAEEQGLTPAKEEPLLLGITKASLTTQSFVSAASFQETTRVLTDAAIRGAKDDLLGLKENIIIGHLIPAGTGMYRYNDVEVERSSLPPMPELPPEPVLAEAGDGAGGMLEALGLPGLFGGQ, encoded by the coding sequence ATGATCGATTTCCGCTCCACGCGCGAGACGCGCGCGTCGGCGTTCGACTACATGAGCGTGCGGATCGCCTCCCCGGAGGAGATCCGCGGCCCCAAGGACCCCAAGGAGCGCGAGCGGCTCGAGATGGCCGGGCTGCGCACGTGGTGGTCGTGGGGCGAGGTGCTCAAGCCCGAGACCATCAACTACCGGTCGTTCAAGCCCGAGAAGGATGGGCTCTTCTGCGAGCGCATCTTCGGGCCGGTGAAGGACTGGGAGTGCCACTGCGGCAAGTACAAGCGCATCCGCTACCGCGGCGTGATCTGCGACCGCTGCGGCGTGGAGGTCACGCTCTCCAAGGTGCGGCGCGAGCGCATGGGCCACATCGAGCTGGCCGTGCCGGTCGCGCACATCTGGTTCTTCAAGACGCTCCCGAGCCCGATGGGGAACCTCGTCGACATCACGCTCCGTGATCTCGAGAAGGTCCTCTACTACTCGAACTACGTCGTGGTCGAGCCGGGCGCGCAGGACGTGCGCTCGGCCCAGCTGCTCGACGAAGACGAGTACCTCGCGCTCCGCCAGAAGGCGCGCGAGGAGGGCGACAGCGCGTTCAACGCCGACATCGGCGCGCCCGCGGTGCGCGAGCTCCTGCGCCGGCTCGACGTCGACAAGATCTCCGAGGAGCTGCGCACGAACGTCGTCGGTGAGAACTCGCAGCACCGCAAGAAGCAGATGCTCAAGCGGCTCAAGATCGTCGACGCGTTCCGCAACTCGGGGAACTCGGGCGACAGCCGCAACAAGCCGGAGTGGATGATCCTCGACGTCATCCCGGTGATCCCGCCCGACCTGCGGCCGCTCGTGCCGCTCGACGGCGGGCGCTTCGCCACGTCGGACCTGAACGACCTGTACCGCCGCGTCATCAACCGCAACAACCGGCTGATGAAGCTCATCATGCACCGCGCGCCGGAGGTCATCCTCCGGAACGAGAAGCGCATGCTGCAGGAGGCGGTCGACGCGCTGTTCGACAACGGGCGCCGCTCGAAGGCGATCCGCGGCCGCGGCAAGCGCCCGCTCAAGTCGCTCTCCGACATGCTCAAGGGGAAGCAGGGCCGGTTCCGCCAGAACCTGCTCGGCAAGCGCGTGGACTACTCGGGGCGTTCGGTGATCGTCGTCGGCCCGGAGCTCAAGCTGCACCAGTGCGGGCTGCCGAAGGCGATGGCGCTCGAGCTCTTCAAGCCGTTCATCATCCACAAGCTCGTCGACAAGGGCATCGCCGAGACGGTCAAGCGCGCGAAGAAGATCGTCGAGCGCGAGAGCCCCGAAGTCTACGAGATCCTCGAGGAGATCATCCGGGACCACCCGGTGATGCTCAACCGCGCGCCGACGCTCCACCGCCTGGGCATCCAGGCGTTCGAGCCGGTGCTGGTCGAGGGCAAGGCCATCCGCATCCACCCGCTCGTCTGCGCGGCGTTCAACGCCGACTTCGACGGCGACCAGATGGCGGTGCACGTGCCGCTCTCGTTCGAGGCGCAGACCGAGGCGCGCGTGCTCATGCTGTCGAGCAACAACATCCTCAAGCCCTCCGACGGCCGCCCCGTCGCGGAGCCGTCGCAGGACATCGTCCTCGGCTGCTACTTCGCGACCAAGGCGCCGGCGGACTTCGACGCGATCGCGAAGGACGCCGACCGCGTGACGCGGCTGCGCGTCTACGGCAGCGTCGGCGAGGTCGAGTCGGCGATGGCGTTAGGCCGCATCACGTACGCGACGCCGCTCCGCTTCCTCGTCGAGGACGCGGCGGGGGTCCGCTACGAAACGACGACCGCGGGGCGCGTGCTGTTCAACGCGATCGTGCCCACGGCGATCGGGTTCCAGAACCGCGACATGAAGAAGAAGGCGCTCGGCGAGCTCGTCTTCGAGAGCTACCGCCGCGCCGGCCTCGCCGAGACGGTCCAGTTCCTCGACCGGCTCAAGGCCTTCGGCTTCGCCAACGCCACGAAGGGCGGCGTGTCGATCGGCATCGAGGACCTGCACATCCCCGGCGAGAAGGAAGTGCTGCTCTCCGAGGCGACCGAGCGCGTCGAGCGCTTCCAGCGCGCCTACGCGACGGGCAACATCACGAACGGCGAGCGCTACAACAAGGTCATCGACACCTGGACGCACGCGAACACCGACATCGCGGACGCGATGGTGAAGTCGCTCCGGCAGGACAAGGGCGGCTTCAACCCGGTGTTCATGATGTTCGACTCGGGCTCGCGCGGTAGCCGCGACCAGATCCGCCAGCTGGCGGGGATGCGCGGCCTGATGGCGAAGCCGCAGAAGAAGCTGACGGGCGGCATCGGCGAGATCATCGAGAGCCCGATCAAGTCGAACTTCCGCGAGGGGCTGTCGGTGCTCGAGTACTTCATCTCGACGCACGGCGCGCGGAAGGGGCTCGCCGACACGGCGCTCAAGACGGCCGACGCGGGCTACCTGACGCGCCGGCTCGTGGACGTCGCGCAGGACATGACGATCCAGGAGCACGACTGCGGCACCGAGATCGGGCTCGAGGTCGAGGCGCTGAAGGAGGGCGAGGACGTCATCGAGGCGCTCGCGGAGCGCATCGTCGGCAACGTGGCGATGGAAGACGTGCTCGACCCGCACATGAGCGACGACGGCGGCAAGCCGCGCGTACTCATCGCGAAGGGCACGCTCATCGACGAGGACATGGCGCGCGAGGTCGAGGAGGCTGGGATCGAGCGGGTGCACATCCGCACGGTGCTGACCTGCGAGGCGAAGCGCGGGCTCTGCGCGATGTGCTACGGCCGGAACCTGGCGACCATGCAGATGGTCGACCCGGGCGAGGCGGTCGGGATCATCGCCGCGCAGTCGATCGGCGAGCCGGGCACGCAGCTCACGCTGCGCACCTTCCACATCGGTGGTGCCGCGGCGCGTATCGCCGAGCAGACGGCGCGCAAGAGCAAGGTCGCGGGCACGATCGAGTTCGGCGACCGGCTCGTGTACGTCACCAACCCGCAGGGCGACCGGATCGTCACCTCGTACGAGGGTGACATGAACATCCGCACGAGCGCCGACGCCGCGGCCGGTGTGGGCGCGCGCCTGCAGGTGCCGCTCGGCGCCATCCTCAAGGTCGAGGACGGGGCCAAGGTCGCGCGGGACGAGGTGATCTTCACCTGGGACCCGTACACGAACCCGATCATCTCCGACGTCGCGGGCACCATCCGCTTCGTCGACCTGAACGACGAGGAGACGGTGGCCGAGGAGCTCGACGAGCTCACCGGTCTGCGCCAGCGCGTCGTGATCGAGGACCGCGAGAAGAAGCTCCACCCGCACATCGAGATCTGGCAGGACAAGGGCGGCAAGGAGCAGCGCGTCCGCGACTTCATCATCCCCGTGGGCGCGGTGCTCACGGTGGAGGACGGCGACCGGATCGAGGCGGGGACGATCTTCGCCAAGGTCAGCCGCGAGGCGTACAAGACGCGCGACATCACGGGCGGTCTGCCGCGCGTGGCGGAGCTCTTCGAGGCGCGTAAGCCCAAGGACCCGGCGACGATCGCCGAGATCGACGGCGTGGTGAAGTTCGGCGACATCAAGCGCGGCAAGCGCGAGATCCGCGTCATCCCGGTGAACGAGGACGGCTCGCCCAACGAGACCGACGCGCACCAGTACGAGGTCGCCGCGGGCAAGCACCTGCGCGTGCACGAGGGTGACCGCGTGCGGGCGGGCGACCGCCTGAGCGAGGGCCCGGTGAACCCGCACGACATCCTGCGCATCCGCGGGCCGCGCGCGGTGCAGGAGTACCTCCTGAACGAGGTGCAGGAGGTCTACCGCCTGCAGGGCGTGAAGATCAACGACAAGCACATCGGCGTGATCGTCAAGCAGATGCTCCAGAAGGTGCGGGTTCTCGACCCGGGCCAGACGGAGTTCCTCGAGGCCGAGCACGTCGACCGCGCCACGTTCCGGGCGGGCAACGCGGCGGCCGAGGAGCAGGGGCTCACGCCCGCCAAGGAGGAGCCGCTGCTCCTGGGCATCACCAAGGCCTCGCTCACGACGCAGTCGTTCGTCTCGGCGGCGTCGTTCCAGGAGACCACGCGGGTGCTCACCGACGCGGCGATCCGCGGCGCGAAGGACGACCTGCTGGGCCTCAAGGAAAACATCATCATCGGCCACCTGATCCCGGCCGGCACGGGGATGTACCGGTACAACGACGTCGAGGTGGAGCGTTCGAGCCTGCCGCCGATGCCGGAGCTGCCGCCCGAGCCGGTGCTCGCCGAGGCGGGCGACGGCGCCGGGGGCATGCTCGAAGCCCTCGGACTGCCGGGCCTCTTCGGCGGGCAGTAA
- the rplL gene encoding 50S ribosomal protein L7/L12 has protein sequence MPTMSNDEILDAIGNKTVFELADLIESFKSKFNVTIAAAPVGGGVPAAGGAGAAPAAPAEEQTEFDVILKEAGAKKIQVIKVVRELTGLGLKEAKDLVDGAPQTVKAGVSKDDAATMRAKLEEQGAAVDVK, from the coding sequence ATGCCTACCATGAGCAACGACGAGATCCTCGACGCGATCGGCAACAAGACCGTCTTCGAGCTGGCCGACCTGATCGAGAGCTTCAAGAGCAAGTTCAACGTCACGATCGCGGCCGCCCCGGTGGGCGGCGGCGTCCCGGCGGCCGGCGGCGCGGGCGCGGCCCCGGCCGCCCCGGCCGAGGAGCAGACCGAGTTCGACGTCATCCTCAAGGAGGCCGGCGCCAAGAAGATCCAGGTCATCAAGGTGGTGCGCGAGCTCACCGGCCTGGGCCTCAAGGAGGCGAAGGACCTCGTCGACGGCGCCCCGCAGACCGTGAAGGCGGGCGTGTCGAAGGACGACGCCGCGACGATGCGCGCGAAGCTGGAAGAGCAGGGCGCGGCCGTCGACGTGAAGTAA
- the rplJ gene encoding 50S ribosomal protein L10: protein MKRNDKEQLVRDLKGKITGAQALYFTDFTGMSVKRMTDLRRRLRKAGVEYVVIKNTLALRAVNESGLAGERLKGPTGIIVAHDALAGAKAITDFAKENDQKPVVKGGLFDGRAIDAEQVKALASMPSREQMLAELGAGLMAPLAQFAGAMSGLTAMMVGALEALRAQKEAGAPAETAA from the coding sequence ATGAAGCGTAACGACAAGGAACAGCTCGTCCGCGATCTGAAGGGCAAGATCACGGGCGCCCAGGCGCTCTACTTCACCGACTTCACGGGCATGAGCGTGAAGCGGATGACCGACCTCCGCCGCCGCTTGCGCAAGGCCGGCGTGGAGTACGTGGTCATCAAGAACACGCTCGCCCTGCGCGCGGTCAACGAGAGCGGCCTCGCGGGCGAACGCCTCAAGGGCCCGACCGGCATCATCGTCGCCCACGACGCCCTCGCGGGCGCGAAGGCGATCACCGACTTCGCGAAGGAGAACGACCAGAAGCCGGTCGTGAAGGGCGGCCTGTTCGACGGCCGCGCGATCGACGCGGAGCAGGTCAAGGCGCTCGCGTCGATGCCCTCGCGCGAGCAGATGCTCGCCGAGCTCGGCGCCGGGCTGATGGCGCCGCTCGCGCAGTTCGCGGGCGCGATGAGCGGCCTAACGGCCATGATGGTCGGGGCGCTCGAGGCGCTCCGCGCCCAGAAGGAAGCCGGCGCCCCCGCCGAGACCGCCGCGTAA
- the rplA gene encoding 50S ribosomal protein L1, producing MRTHGKKYRASAEKLGATTTYQARQAIDAVKGAGYAKFDETVEVAVRLGVDPRHADQVVRGTVVLPAGTGKSVRVLVIAQGPRQAEAEAAGADMAGVEYVQKIKDGFLDFDVMVATPDLMGQVGQLGRVLGPRGLMPNPKAGTVTFDVGRAVRELKAGKIEFRVDKGGNVHAPIGKLSFAAEALEQNFTALMDQIVRSKPAAAKGVYVQNVAMSSSMGPGVTIDITPYR from the coding sequence ATGCGCACGCACGGGAAGAAGTACCGCGCGTCCGCGGAGAAGCTCGGCGCCACCACGACCTACCAGGCGCGCCAGGCGATCGACGCCGTCAAGGGCGCGGGCTACGCCAAGTTCGACGAGACCGTCGAGGTCGCCGTCCGCTTGGGCGTCGACCCGCGCCACGCCGACCAGGTCGTCCGCGGCACCGTGGTGCTGCCGGCCGGCACGGGCAAGAGCGTCCGCGTGCTCGTCATCGCCCAGGGGCCGCGCCAGGCGGAAGCCGAGGCGGCGGGCGCCGACATGGCGGGTGTCGAGTACGTCCAGAAGATCAAGGACGGCTTCCTCGACTTCGACGTGATGGTCGCCACGCCCGACCTCATGGGCCAGGTCGGCCAGCTGGGGCGCGTGTTAGGCCCCCGCGGCCTGATGCCCAACCCGAAGGCCGGCACGGTCACCTTCGACGTCGGCCGCGCGGTGCGCGAGCTCAAGGCCGGCAAGATCGAGTTCCGCGTCGACAAGGGCGGCAACGTGCACGCCCCGATCGGCAAGCTCTCGTTCGCGGCCGAGGCGCTCGAGCAGAACTTCACGGCGCTCATGGACCAGATCGTCCGCTCCAAGCCCGCCGCGGCCAAGGGCGTCTACGTGCAGAACGTCGCGATGTCGAGCTCGATGGGCCCCGGCGTCACGATCGACATCACGCCGTACCGGTAG